Part of the Nitrospirota bacterium genome is shown below.
GAGTCCTTCGCGCAGATGGCCGCCTCCGTGGCACAAGGCCGCCGCGTCGTCGTACTGGCAGGCCAAACCCTGCTCCGCAGCCAAGGAGGCTACGGCATCTGCCTCAATCTCCTCGACCTGCTGCTCTTGACCGGGAAATTGACCGATACCGGCTGCGGCTTCGCCCCCTTGGCGGAAGAGAATAACGATCAAGGGGCGGTTGAAATGGGAGCGGTTGCGGAACTGTTGCCTGGCGCGCTCGACCTCACCGATCAGGACGCGCGGGCCCAGATGGCTCGTGCCTGGAAAGAAGAAGTCCCTCTGGCGCCAGGAGCCACACTCCTCGAGATGATCGACCGGGCGCAGGCTGGGACGATCAAAGCCCTCTTTGTCGTCGGAGAGAATCCCGTCGGAAGCCTTCCGCCCCAGACCAGAGTCAAAGAAGCCTTGGACAAACTGGAGTTCCTCGTCTGTCAGGAACTATTCCTCACAGAAACGGCCCTGCTCGCCCATGTGGTGCTGCCGGCCGCCTCTGCCATGGAAAAAGCCGGAACCTTCACCAACACGGAAGGCCATGTCCAATCCGTGCGGCCTGCGATCAATCCGGTGGGTGATAGCCGCCCGGACTGGGAAATCCTCTCGGCCTTCTCGGTGTTCCTCAACGCGCCATTGGAATACGGCGATGCCAAGGAGATCCTGAAAGAAATCCGATCGGCCGTTCCCGGATACGGATCGCTTGGCCCAACGCCGATCCCTCCCGCCGTCGATCGAGCCACCGTCGAGCGATACGTGGCGGGGGGATATCGCCGGGACCTTGCGACTCGGTATACTCTGCCCACGCGGACCAAGCGCCCGGAAGGAACGGTTCAGTTGGGCCTCGCCCAGAGCCTGTTCCATTCGGGAAAACTGTCGACCCATTCGAAGGGGTTACTCCAGATCGAACCGAGCGGGTTCTTGCAGATGAACCCCCTGGATGCAGCCAGATTCGCTATCGCGACGGGGGATCGAGTCAGCCTCTCGAACAGCCTGGGCGAATGCACGACGACAGTCAAAGTGCTCGATCGCGTGCCGGAAGGATTGGCCTGGCTCCCCGATCACTTCGCGCAGGAGGCCCTGCAACTTTTCGACTGTGCCATCGATCCGGACACGAAGGTCCCATCCTATCGGACGGCCTCCGTATCGGTGAGGAAAACGACGTGAGCCAACGAACATGCATTGCTTTTTCACTTGTCATCCAGGAGTGCTGTCGTGACTGAACTAAGCCTGCGACTTGCGGTATCGCTCGCCCAAATAGCGGCGGTGATGGGCATCGTGATGTTGACGGTCATGATCCTGACCCTGGCCGAGCGGAAAGTGCTCGGCTGGATGCAGGATCGCATGGGCCCGATGGAAGTCGGTCCTTACGGCATCCTTCAGCCGATCGCCGACGGACTCAAACTATTCTTCAAGGAAGACATCGTGCCGGCCGGCGCGAACAAAGCCATGTTCACCCTGGCGCCGATCCTGGCCATGGTACCGGCCATGATCGGGTTCGCCGTCATCCCCTTCGGCCCGAACGTGACCGTGGACGTCTTTGGCATTACGATTAAACCCTTCGTCATCAGCGACATCAACATCGGCGTCTTGTACATCCTGGCCTTTGCCTCGATCGGCGCCTACGGGATCATCCTGGGCGGCTGGTCCTCCAACAGTAAATACTCGCTCCTGGGAGGCTTGCGCTCCGCGGCCCAGGTCATCAGCTACGAGCTGAACGTCGGGCTGGCCATCGTCGGCGTGCTCTTGCTGTCCGGCTCTCTGAGCCTCGTCACGATCACGGAGGCCCAGGCAGGCGGCTTCTGGCATTGGTTCATCTGGGGCGCCAGGCCGGATGGATTCTTCCCGATCCATACCCAAATCTTCGCCTTCGTCGTCTTCGTCATCTCCGCCGTGGCCGAAACCAATCGCGTCCCCTTCGACCTGCCGGAAGCGGAAAGCGAGCTCGTGGCCGGATTCTTCACGGAATATAGCGGCATGCGCTTCGCGTTCTTCTTCATCGCGGAATATGCCAACATGGTGCTCGTGTCCTGCGTCGCCGCCTCGCTCTTCCTGGGCGGCTGGAACGCCCCCTACCCCGGCACGATCCTCGGCTATGCCGGCCTCGAACAGCTGGCCTGGATCGAAAACGTCGCCTGGTTTACGTTGAAAGTCTACATGTTCCTCTTCCTGTTCTTCTGGTTGCGCGCCACGTTGCCCCGGCTGCGCTACGACCAGTTAATGCGGTTCGGCTGGAAAGTCATGTTGCCGATCGCGTTGGCCAACATCGTCATCACGGCGATCACCGCGTATTTTTTCCCGCGGTGACGCGCCAGGCTGTCAGCCTTGGATTTGAATCTCGATGAAGCGAACGACTGATCGCTGAGAGCTCGCAAGCATGAATCTCAAGACCTGGATTAAAACCATCACCTTCTACGACCTCCTGGTCGGCATGAAGGCGACCATGTCGCACCTGCTGCATTACCGCCCGATCACCCTGCAGTACCCGCATGAAAAGCGGACGCTGCCGGACAATTATCGCGGGATGCTGGCCCTGTTGCGCTATGACGACGGCACGGAAAAATGTGTCGGCTGCGATCTCTGCGAAGCCGCCTGCCCCTCGCGGGTGATTCGCGTCGTCAGCGCGGAAGTGCCGGGCCAGCCGACGAAGCGCTACTCCAAAGAATATTACATGGACATGACCCGCTGTCTGTTTTGCGGGATGTGCGTCGATGCCTGTCCGGTGGATGCCCTCGGCATGACGCGCGAGTTCGAATGGGCGGTGTACGACAAGCGGCAGCTGCACCTGAATAAGGAACAATTGCTCGCCATCGGCGACCGGTCGTTCCCGGTGCGCGAAAAGCAGCTGGAGCTCCAACACCAGAATGTGGCGTTCTTCAACGTCGCCTTCAAGCACTTACCGCAAAAACCGTCGTAACAGGCCAGATTGATGGAACAGATATTTTTCTTTTATTTTGCCTTCGTCATCGCCGCGACTTCGATGCTCGTCGTCGCGATGCGCAACCCCGTCTACAGTGCCCTGGCGCTACTGATCATGTTTTTCCACGTGGCGGGACTCTACGTCACGCTCCATGCGGAATTCCTCGCAGCCGTGCAGATCATCGTCTATGCCGGCGCCATCCTGGTCCTCTATCTCTTCGTCGTGATGTTGCTGAACCTTCGACAGGATGACCGGTACCATCGGCAATGGCCCATGGCTGTCGGGGTGGGGGTGACGCTGTTCGTCGAGGCCATCCTTCTCACGGTCATGAAGGGCTGGACGGCCCCCGTCGTGGCAACCGGCAGGGAAACCACCGTTGGGGAGGCAGGCAATACCGAAGCGATCGGCGACGTCCTCTACTCCACCTATCTGTTTCCCTTTGAGGTGGCGTCCTTGATTCTGCTCGTCGCGATGATCGGCGCCATCATCCTGGCCAAAAAAGACCTGGGGGAGCCTACTGAATCATGACAGTCCCCTTGTCCTACTATCTCGTGCTCAGCGGCATCGTGTTCCTGACCGGCGTCATGGGCGTCCTGCTGCGCCGGAACATCATCATCATCCTCCTGTCGGTCGAGTTGATGTTGAATGCGACGAACATTAACTTCGTCGCCTTTTCGCAGTACTTCCATGATGTGGCAGGGCAGGTCTTCGTCTTCTTCGCCCTGACGGTTGCCGCAGCGGAAGTTGCAGTCGGATTGGCCATCATCGTCGCCTTGTATCGGGCCAAGTCCACAATCAACGTCGACGAATTTCAGTTACTGAAATGGTAGAGCAGATCGCAGAGCTGATGGCAGATAGCGTATGGCTAATAGCAGGAGAACAATCCCGAACGCTTCGGAGAGGATCGAAGCTAAGCCACAACACGCCTCCCGTCCGCCAACGGCTCTTCGCTATCGGCCATATGCCATCGGCTATTAGCTCTTTATTATGACCTACGAACTCATTCCACTCCTTCCATTGGCGTCGTTCCTGATCCTCGGGCTCTTCGGCCGTTGGATCAAGGACCAGGCCCATCTCGTCGCAGTGCCGGCGGTTGTCGTGTCATGGCTGCTTTCACTCTTAGTCTTCTTCGATGTGGCCAACGGCCACCAGACCAGCTTCCCCCTCTACACCTGGCTGACCTCCGGCACGCTCGATATTCATATCGGCTTCTCCATCGACCGGCTGACCGCCGTGATGCTGCTCCTGGTCACGACCGTCAGTTCGCTCGTCCACATCTATACCATCGGGTACATGCACAAAGACCCGGGCTATGCCCGCTTCTTCAGCTACATCGCCCTCTTCACCTTCTCGATGCTGATGCTGGTCATGGCGGACAACCTGCTGCAACTCTTCATCTTCTGGGAAGCGGTCGGACTCTGTTCCTATCTGCTCATCGGCCATTGGTACGATCGTCCCGCCGCCTGTTCCGCCGCCACCAAAGCGTTTCTCGTCAATCGCGTCGGCGATTTCGGTTTCATGCTCGGCCTGCTCCTGGTCTGGTACAGCTTCGGCTCGCTGGACTACCACGAAATATTTGCCAGAGCGCATGAGTCGGCGGGCGACATGATGAATATCCTCGGGCCGTTCGGCGGCACCTGGGATGTGTCAGTGCTGACGCTGATCTGTCTCCTCCTCTTCACCGGCGCCATCGGCAAATCGGCCCAAGTGCCGCTCCACGTCTGGCTGCCGGACGCAATGGAAGGCCCCACCCCTATCTCGGCGCTCATCCATGCGGCGACGATGGTCACGGCCGGGGTCTTCATGGTCGCGCGCTTGGCGCCGATCTACAACCTGTCTCCCACCGCCATGACGGTAGTGGCGCTCACAGGCGGACTGACCATGGTCGTCGGGGCCACCATCGCCATGACCCAAACCGATATCAAACGCATCGTAGCCTATTCAACGGTCAGCCAACTCGGCTACATGGTGATGGCCTGCGGTCTCGGCGCCTATGCGGCGGGCATGTACCATCTCCTGACCCACGGAGCTTTCAAGGCGCTCCTGTTTCTCGGGTGCGGATCCGTCATCATCGCCCTGCATCACGAGCAGGACATGCGACGCATGGGCGGACTAAAAGACAAATTGCCAGTCACCTATTGGACGTTCCTGATTGGCTCGCTCGCGCTGGCAGGATTTCCCCTCACGTCTGGGTTCTTCAGCAAGGACGAATTACTCGTGGCTGCCTGGTCGGCGGGACCTCTCGGTCAGTTCCTGACCCTACTCGGCCTCGTGACGGCCTTGATGACGGCCTTCTATAGTTTCCGTCTGGTCTTCGTCACATTTTGGGGGCCGTCGCATGTCGATCCCCACCATGCAGACCATATCCATGAACCGTCGCACACCATGACTATGCCGCTCATCGTCCTGGCCATCTTGAGCATCGCCACAGGTTATCTGGGCATTCCTGAATTTCTTGGGCCGATGTTCGAGACGGGCACAGGAACCGCCGCTCACGGAGGGGCAGCCTCGATCGTCATCATGGTGTTGGCCACGAGCATGGGCTTGGTCGGAATCGCCGGAGCCTATTACGTCTATGTGCTCAACCCGACCCTCCCGGATCAGTTCGCGCAGAAGTGGCAAGCGCTGTATCAGGGCTCACTGAACAAATGGTATGTCGACGAGGCCTACGATCGAGCGATCGTCCGCCCCACCTTTTCCGCCGCCTCCGAACTCTGGAAACGCGTGGACGTGGCCGTGATCGACGGAGCTGTGAACGGTGTGGCCCGCGCGATCGCCTGGGGCGGCTGGGTCTTGCGGCTCACGCAAAGCGGACAGGTACAGCATTACGCGCTCGGTATGGCGCTCGGGGTCGTCGTGATCCTGACCGTCTTTTTGATGTTCTGAGGATCTATGCATAGCGGCGGAATTCCCTGGCTCACATTGCTCCTCCTGATTCCCCTTGCGGGGGCTGTCGCGATGTATTTCGTGACGGAATCGACCGCTCGCTGGATTGCGCTGGCCACAACCCTGGCGGACCTCTTCGTTGCGCTCCCGCTCTGGTGGCTCTTCGATCCGCAGACCAGCCAGATGCAGTTCGCGGAACATGTCGCCTGGATCACGGCCCCGCCCATTTATTACAGCCTGGGCCTCGACGGGATCAGCCTCCCGCTCGTCCTGATGACCGCCGGGATCATGCCCCTCTGCGTCCTGGCCTCCTGGACGGCGATCACCACAAGAGTCCAGAGCTTCATGGCCATGCTGCTAATCATGGAAACCGCCATGATCGGGGTGTTCGTCGCCTTGGATTTCGTCTTGTTCTATGTCTTCTGGGAAGCCATGTTGATTCCGATGTACCTCCTCATCGGCGTCTGGGGAGGACCCAATCGGTTGTATGCGGCGATCAAGTTCTTCCTGTATACCCTCGCAGGGAGCGTGCTGTTACTCGTCGCCATCTTCGCCCTCTACTTTTACGGAGGCCACACGTTCGACATCCTTGCCTTGAGCCAGGGCACCTACCCGGCGTCGCTGCAAATGTGGCTCTTCCTGGCCTTCTTCGCCGCCTTCGCCGTGAAGGTCCCCATGTTTCCCTTTCACACCTGGCTCCCGGACGCCCACGTGGAGGCTCCGACCGCCGGCAGCGTCATCCTCGCCAGTATTCTCTTGAAAATGGGCACCTACGGCTTTCTGCGATTCAGCTTGCCGATGCTGCCGGACGCCAGCCATGCCTTCACGCCCATGATGGTCGGCCTCTCCATCGTCGCCATCATCTACGGCGCCTATATGGCGCTGGCCCAGGTCGATCTCAAGAAGCTGATCGCCTATTCGAGCGTGAGCCACATGGGATTCGTGACCCTCGGCATCTTTGTCTTGAATCAACAGGGCATCGAGGGAGCGGTCCTGCAAATGGTCAACCATGGCATTACGACCGGCGCCCTGTTCCTCTGCGTCGGCATGATCTATGAGCGGACCCACAGCCGGCTGATCGCCGACAATGTCGGGCTGGCCTCGCCAATGCCGCAATATGCCACGCTGCTCATGATTTTCGCCTTGTCCTCGCTCGGCCTCCCAGGCACCAATAGTTTCGTCGGCGAATTCCTCGTGCTCATCGGCACGTTCCTCTGGAGCAAAGTCGCCACCGCCTTTGCCTCGCTGGGCATCATCCTGGCCGCCGCCTATATTCTCTGGATGGTTCAGCGAGTGGTCTTCGGGGTCCCGCTCCCGCACCAACTCCCGAAACTCAAGGACCTCAACAAACGGGAACTCGCCACCCTCGTGCCGCTGGCCCTATTGGTGTTTTGGATCGGGCTCTTCCCCAATCCGCTCGTGAGCAAGATGCACCAGAGTGTGAACAACGTAATCGCCTCCATGTCCCGCACGAAGGTCGCGCCGACGGCCCAGCCCTCTGCCGGAGAGGCAGCGCCATTGCTGGCTGACAGTAGCGAGCCACTAAAGACCGAGGAAATTTCGCGATGAGTTTGTATGGCACCGACCTCTTAGCCCTGCTTCCGGAACTCATCATCGTCGTGACGGCCTGCCTTGTCATTGCGCTGGACCCGGTCACGCCTGCCTCGCGACGGGATCTCCTGGCCTGGCTGAGTCTTAGTTCCCTCGCCCTCTGTCTTGGCCTGACGATGGGACAGATCGGGGTGCTGAATATCCGGGTCTCTGCCTTCAGCGACCTGGTGGTGGTCGATGCCTATGCCAGATTCTGGAAAGTGCTCCTCTATGGCGTGACCGGCCTGACCATTTTGCTCTCACTGCCCTATCTGAAGGCGGAACGCATCCACCTGGGCGAATACTATGGCTTCATCCTCCTATCCCTCTCCGGGATGATGGTCATGGTCTCCGGCGCAGACCTGCTCACGATTTACCTCGGCACCGAACTCATGTCCCTCTCGCTCTATGTGATGACCGGGCTGAACCGGTCGAAACCCCGTTCGCTGGAAGCCGCGGCCAAATACTTCGTCCTCGGCGCCTTCTCCTCCGGAATTCTCCTGTACGGCATCTCGCTACTCTACGGCATGGCCGGCAGCACCAAGCTGGCGTCGATCGCGGCCGCCATTGGAACGCACGGAGCGAACGATCCGCTCTTGCTGATCGCGGTCATTCTCGTGGCAGTCGGCTTCAGCTTTAAACTCGCCGCCGTGCCATTCCACATGTGGACGCCGGACGTCTATGAGGGGGCTCCGACCTCCGTCACAGCCTTTATGGCGGTGGCGGCAAAAGCCGCCAGCTTTGCCGCGTTCATGCGTGTCTTCGTCGAAGGACTCGGCGGACTCAAAGCCGATTGGTCGCTCCTGTTCCTGCTCATCGCCCTGGTCACCCTGGTGCTCGGCAATCTCGTCGCGATCGTGCAAACGAATATTAAGCGGATGCTGGCCTATTCCAGCATTGCGCACGCAGGCTACGCCTTGATCGGCTTTGTCGCGGCGGGCCGCGCGACCGGCGCGTCCGGTGGCACGCCGGGCCTCGCCAGCGTCATGATCTATCTCGCCCTCTATGCATTTATGACGCTCGGCGCCTTCGCGGTCATCGGCATGCTGAGGAAAGGCGGAATCGAGGGGGAAGAGATCGAGGATTTCACGGGGCTCGCGAAACGCCAGCCGATTGCGGCCTTTCTCATGCTGCTCTTCATGGCCTCGCTGGCCGGCATTCCTCCGACCGCCGGCTTCATCGGAAAATTCTACGTGTTCATGGCGGCCGTCGAATCCGGCTTGGCCTGGCTCGCCGCCATCGCCCTGATCTTTGCCGCCGTGTCAGCCTACTACTACATGCGGGTCGTGATGGTCATGTATATGCGCGAGCCTGATCCCTCGTCCATCGCGCCACGCCTCGTGACGTCGCCGGCCCTGTCCTTCGTGCTGGCCTTCGCCGTCGCCGGCGTGATTCTATTCGGTCTCTTCCCAGACCCTCTCGTCAGCTTCGCGCTCCAATCGGTCCTGACACTCAAGTAGTCCTTCTTCCGACTGAGCAGGTGCAGGATCGGGCGACTCGTGCTACCCTGTCGAACGTTCGGACCGCACCTATGCAAGCTTTGCGCTTCCTCCTGAGCCTTCTCCGATCATTTCGACGGCATGGCTGCGCCAGCCTCGCGGCATCCCTCGCCTTTTTCTCCCTACTCTCTCTCTTCCCCCTCGTCTTCCTCCTGCTCTACGGCCTGAGCTTTGTGGTCAGTCACGAGGTGATCGGGGAGCAGGTCCTGCTCAGCTTTCTCAAGGGGTTTCTCCCCTCGCTGGGCGAACATGTCGCAGCAGAACTACATCGGGTGAGCGCCATGGAAACCGTCAGGTGGGCGGTCTTTCTGGCCTTCGCTTGGTTCGGCGCGCTGGTGTTTTATGAACTCGACTATGCGCTGAATGTCGTATTCGAGAGTACCAGGCGCCGCCATCCCCTCATCTCCACCGCCATCGCGGTGGCCTCGCTCGCCGTGAGCGGACTCGTCCTGATTCTTTCCTACGTCGCAACGCAAACCATCAACTTCTTAACGGGCTATGCGCCGAAACTCTGGGGGCTGGATCTCCTGGCCCTCGCGGCCCATGACTGGTTTCTTACCTATACGCTCCCCTTCGCGCTGGCCTTCCTCACGGTCACGATCTTGTATCGGCTCGTACCGCGACGGAGTCCGCAATGGCGTGAATCCATGATCGGCGCCCTGACATTTAGCCTGCTCTGGGTGGCTGCGAAACTCCTGTTCGTGACCTATGGCACCTACGCGACCCTCTATACGAACCTCTATGGGTCCCTCTTGGAAGTGGTCCTGCTGCTGCTCTGGGTCTATTACTCCTCGGTCCTCTTGCTGATTGGCGCAGAAGTCGTCCACCTCCTGCAGCAACAGGCGCAGGCCCTGTCAGCAGCAACCACGAGAACGACTGAGCGTAAGACGTAAAAGGAGAGACGTGAGAGGTCAGAGGTGACAAAAGGCAGGCATTCAATCCCTGTACCGTTTCACGCTTCAGACTGATGCAACTGTAAGAACTGGGCGATAGCCGATCTGGTGATGAGCCCCACGATCGCTCCGTCCTCCACCACCACGAGACGGTCCCATCCTCCATGAGCCATACGCTCCATCGCCTGCATGACAGACCAGTCCGGAGGAATGCAGAAGGCCTGTGGCACCGGACACATGATGTCTCGTACGCGACGCCAAGGCCAGAGCGCCGTAGCAATGGCTTGCACATCGCCCACCGTGACCACCCCGACCACTTGCCCCTCCTCGCAAACGGGGAACCCACCGAACCCATGCGCGACAAAGTATTGATCGACCGCATCCTGCACGGCCATGTCAGGCGGCACCGTCACGACCGGGTGGACCATCACCTGGCGCACCGTCACTGCTGCCAACGAGCTCCTCATCGCTGCTTGCCGCTTGCTCGACAGAGCGGCAGAAAACAGAAATGAACCGATCAAGATGAGCCAGCCGCCGTTCGCCGCGATGGAATGGCCCAGGGCTCCGGACCAGGCCCCTGCCAGCACGACCGCGCCGATCACCCCAAGGGCCACGCCGAATCCTATTCCCGTCAGCGCCGCCTGGCTGGTCGCCCGGTTGAAATCCTTGTTCCAGGCCCAAAGCCCGGCCCGTAAAGCCCGCCCACCATCCAAGGGAAACCCCGGGATCAGATTGAAGAGTCCGAGCTGCACATTCACCATGCCGAGCAGTCCCCCCAGGACGACGAATCCCTGAAGCCCTAATCCTGAGAATAAGGAATCCACCGCCATGGCGCCGCCGAGACAACCGACCCCCAAAAGCAAACTCACGAGCGGTCCTGCCAGCGCAATTAAAAACTCGGCCCTCGGACTGGGCGGCTCCTTCCCCATGTGCGCCATGCCACCGAAAATGAACAGAGTAATCTGGCTGATCGGAATCCGATAATGCAGCGCCACATAGGAATGCCCCAGCTCATGCAGGAGAACGGACAGGAACAGCAAGAGGGAGGAAATCCCGCCCATGCCCCAATAGCGTAACTCGGATAGACCCGGCAAGGTCTCAGGCAAATAGCCTGTCGCCAGCGACCAGGTCACAAAGAAAAATACTGCGAACCAGGAGGCATGGACGTGAATCGGGATGCCGAGCACACGGCCGATTTTCCAATGAGGCACAAACATGGTTCCACCGTAGCAGTGTGAGATTTGAAGCGTCAACGGCAGGCTGCTGAAAAAGTCCGCCAGCGTCGTTCTCGCATCGTTCAGGCCCTCAACGTACCCTAAAGGGTACGCCTCGGGCCTTCACTCGCTGCGGCCTTGCTGGACGGCCATTTTGAGCAACCTGCGGGATCAGGTATACTGGCCACCATGCCGCGCTACTTTCCACACATGCTGTGCCTTATCCTCGCAGTGCTGCTTATCCTAGCAATGCCGCCTCTCACGCAGGCCCAGGTGATCAAGTCAGGTCCGCCTTCCTGCCCAGGAGTGGCGCTGACCTTCGACCTCTGCCCGGTGCGGAAAGGCACAGGCTACGATCAGGCCTTAATCGACTATTTGATCGAACAGAAAATCCCCGCGACATTCTTTATGTCGGGGAAATGGATGGCACGGCACGAACAGCAAGTCCAAGCCCTCCTCCACGTTCCCTTCTTTGAAGTCGGCACCCATGGGGAAGTCCATGCCCATCTGCCGCTCCATTCCCCGGAGGAACAAAAACAGGAAATCCTCGGCCCGGTCCGTCTCCTCAAAACCAAATACAGTCACAGCGCGACCCTGTTCCGACCTCCCTATGGAGAATTCAACGACGACACGGTCAACGTGGTCCGTGCCCTTGGCCTCCAGTTTATTCTCTGGAATGTGGTGTCAGGCGATCCAGACCAGACGATTACCGCTGGCCAGATCGAAGACCGGCTGAAACGATCCGTCCGCAAGGGCAGTGTCATCGTGATGCATGCCAACGGCAAGGGCAAACATACCCGCGAAGTTGTGCAGGATCTCCATGAACAGCTCTTGCCCGAACGAAACCTCACGCCCATGACCATGAGCGATCTCCTAACCTGTAATGGTAAGGTTGCTCCATGACCGATCCACTCGTTCGCCCCATGACGGAACAAGATCGAGTCGCCGTGATGGAACTGCTCGCCGACTCCGA
Proteins encoded:
- a CDS encoding YihY/virulence factor BrkB family protein; its protein translation is MQALRFLLSLLRSFRRHGCASLAASLAFFSLLSLFPLVFLLLYGLSFVVSHEVIGEQVLLSFLKGFLPSLGEHVAAELHRVSAMETVRWAVFLAFAWFGALVFYELDYALNVVFESTRRRHPLISTAIAVASLAVSGLVLILSYVATQTINFLTGYAPKLWGLDLLALAAHDWFLTYTLPFALAFLTVTILYRLVPRRSPQWRESMIGALTFSLLWVAAKLLFVTYGTYATLYTNLYGSLLEVVLLLLWVYYSSVLLLIGAEVVHLLQQQAQALSAATTRTTERKT
- a CDS encoding NADH-quinone oxidoreductase subunit M, yielding MHSGGIPWLTLLLLIPLAGAVAMYFVTESTARWIALATTLADLFVALPLWWLFDPQTSQMQFAEHVAWITAPPIYYSLGLDGISLPLVLMTAGIMPLCVLASWTAITTRVQSFMAMLLIMETAMIGVFVALDFVLFYVFWEAMLIPMYLLIGVWGGPNRLYAAIKFFLYTLAGSVLLLVAIFALYFYGGHTFDILALSQGTYPASLQMWLFLAFFAAFAVKVPMFPFHTWLPDAHVEAPTAGSVILASILLKMGTYGFLRFSLPMLPDASHAFTPMMVGLSIVAIIYGAYMALAQVDLKKLIAYSSVSHMGFVTLGIFVLNQQGIEGAVLQMVNHGITTGALFLCVGMIYERTHSRLIADNVGLASPMPQYATLLMIFALSSLGLPGTNSFVGEFLVLIGTFLWSKVATAFASLGIILAAAYILWMVQRVVFGVPLPHQLPKLKDLNKRELATLVPLALLVFWIGLFPNPLVSKMHQSVNNVIASMSRTKVAPTAQPSAGEAAPLLADSSEPLKTEEISR
- the nuoK gene encoding NADH-quinone oxidoreductase subunit NuoK is translated as MTVPLSYYLVLSGIVFLTGVMGVLLRRNIIIILLSVELMLNATNINFVAFSQYFHDVAGQVFVFFALTVAAAEVAVGLAIIVALYRAKSTINVDEFQLLKW
- a CDS encoding polysaccharide deacetylase family protein gives rise to the protein MIKSGPPSCPGVALTFDLCPVRKGTGYDQALIDYLIEQKIPATFFMSGKWMARHEQQVQALLHVPFFEVGTHGEVHAHLPLHSPEEQKQEILGPVRLLKTKYSHSATLFRPPYGEFNDDTVNVVRALGLQFILWNVVSGDPDQTITAGQIEDRLKRSVRKGSVIVMHANGKGKHTREVVQDLHEQLLPERNLTPMTMSDLLTCNGKVAP
- a CDS encoding site-2 protease family protein, yielding MFVPHWKIGRVLGIPIHVHASWFAVFFFVTWSLATGYLPETLPGLSELRYWGMGGISSLLLFLSVLLHELGHSYVALHYRIPISQITLFIFGGMAHMGKEPPSPRAEFLIALAGPLVSLLLGVGCLGGAMAVDSLFSGLGLQGFVVLGGLLGMVNVQLGLFNLIPGFPLDGGRALRAGLWAWNKDFNRATSQAALTGIGFGVALGVIGAVVLAGAWSGALGHSIAANGGWLILIGSFLFSAALSSKRQAAMRSSLAAVTVRQVMVHPVVTVPPDMAVQDAVDQYFVAHGFGGFPVCEEGQVVGVVTVGDVQAIATALWPWRRVRDIMCPVPQAFCIPPDWSVMQAMERMAHGGWDRLVVVEDGAIVGLITRSAIAQFLQLHQSEA
- the nuoH gene encoding NADH-quinone oxidoreductase subunit NuoH, whose product is MTELSLRLAVSLAQIAAVMGIVMLTVMILTLAERKVLGWMQDRMGPMEVGPYGILQPIADGLKLFFKEDIVPAGANKAMFTLAPILAMVPAMIGFAVIPFGPNVTVDVFGITIKPFVISDINIGVLYILAFASIGAYGIILGGWSSNSKYSLLGGLRSAAQVISYELNVGLAIVGVLLLSGSLSLVTITEAQAGGFWHWFIWGARPDGFFPIHTQIFAFVVFVISAVAETNRVPFDLPEAESELVAGFFTEYSGMRFAFFFIAEYANMVLVSCVAASLFLGGWNAPYPGTILGYAGLEQLAWIENVAWFTLKVYMFLFLFFWLRATLPRLRYDQLMRFGWKVMLPIALANIVITAITAYFFPR
- the nuoL gene encoding NADH-quinone oxidoreductase subunit L, with amino-acid sequence MTYELIPLLPLASFLILGLFGRWIKDQAHLVAVPAVVVSWLLSLLVFFDVANGHQTSFPLYTWLTSGTLDIHIGFSIDRLTAVMLLLVTTVSSLVHIYTIGYMHKDPGYARFFSYIALFTFSMLMLVMADNLLQLFIFWEAVGLCSYLLIGHWYDRPAACSAATKAFLVNRVGDFGFMLGLLLVWYSFGSLDYHEIFARAHESAGDMMNILGPFGGTWDVSVLTLICLLLFTGAIGKSAQVPLHVWLPDAMEGPTPISALIHAATMVTAGVFMVARLAPIYNLSPTAMTVVALTGGLTMVVGATIAMTQTDIKRIVAYSTVSQLGYMVMACGLGAYAAGMYHLLTHGAFKALLFLGCGSVIIALHHEQDMRRMGGLKDKLPVTYWTFLIGSLALAGFPLTSGFFSKDELLVAAWSAGPLGQFLTLLGLVTALMTAFYSFRLVFVTFWGPSHVDPHHADHIHEPSHTMTMPLIVLAILSIATGYLGIPEFLGPMFETGTGTAAHGGAASIVIMVLATSMGLVGIAGAYYVYVLNPTLPDQFAQKWQALYQGSLNKWYVDEAYDRAIVRPTFSAASELWKRVDVAVIDGAVNGVARAIAWGGWVLRLTQSGQVQHYALGMALGVVVILTVFLMF
- a CDS encoding NADH-quinone oxidoreductase subunit J; protein product: MEQIFFFYFAFVIAATSMLVVAMRNPVYSALALLIMFFHVAGLYVTLHAEFLAAVQIIVYAGAILVLYLFVVMLLNLRQDDRYHRQWPMAVGVGVTLFVEAILLTVMKGWTAPVVATGRETTVGEAGNTEAIGDVLYSTYLFPFEVASLILLVAMIGAIILAKKDLGEPTES
- the nuoI gene encoding NADH-quinone oxidoreductase subunit NuoI, translated to MNLKTWIKTITFYDLLVGMKATMSHLLHYRPITLQYPHEKRTLPDNYRGMLALLRYDDGTEKCVGCDLCEAACPSRVIRVVSAEVPGQPTKRYSKEYYMDMTRCLFCGMCVDACPVDALGMTREFEWAVYDKRQLHLNKEQLLAIGDRSFPVREKQLELQHQNVAFFNVAFKHLPQKPS
- a CDS encoding NADH-quinone oxidoreductase subunit N, giving the protein MSLYGTDLLALLPELIIVVTACLVIALDPVTPASRRDLLAWLSLSSLALCLGLTMGQIGVLNIRVSAFSDLVVVDAYARFWKVLLYGVTGLTILLSLPYLKAERIHLGEYYGFILLSLSGMMVMVSGADLLTIYLGTELMSLSLYVMTGLNRSKPRSLEAAAKYFVLGAFSSGILLYGISLLYGMAGSTKLASIAAAIGTHGANDPLLLIAVILVAVGFSFKLAAVPFHMWTPDVYEGAPTSVTAFMAVAAKAASFAAFMRVFVEGLGGLKADWSLLFLLIALVTLVLGNLVAIVQTNIKRMLAYSSIAHAGYALIGFVAAGRATGASGGTPGLASVMIYLALYAFMTLGAFAVIGMLRKGGIEGEEIEDFTGLAKRQPIAAFLMLLFMASLAGIPPTAGFIGKFYVFMAAVESGLAWLAAIALIFAAVSAYYYMRVVMVMYMREPDPSSIAPRLVTSPALSFVLAFAVAGVILFGLFPDPLVSFALQSVLTLK